The following coding sequences lie in one Blattabacteriaceae bacterium genomic window:
- the dnaK gene encoding molecular chaperone DnaK: MSKIIGIDLGTTNSCVAVMEGNDPVVIPNSEGKRTTPSIVAFVDGGERKIGDPAKRQAVTNPEKTISSIKRFMGRKFSEISEEVTHIPYKLVKGENNIPRVDINGRFYSPQEISAMILQKMKKTAEDYLGQEINRAVITVPAYFNDSQRQATKEAGEISGLKVERIINEPTSAALAYGLDKSKENKKIAVYDLGGGTFDISILELGDGVFEVLSTNGDSHLGGDDFDKSIIDLLAEEFILNEGIDLRKDPMALQRLKEAAEKAKIELSSGAKTEINLPYITATDSVPKHLGMNLSRSQFEQLSERLIQRSIDPCKKALESTGLSYRDIDEVILVGGSTRIPKVQKEVESFFGKKPSKGVNPDEVVAIGAAIQGGVLSGDVKDVLLLDVTPLSLGIETLGGVFTKLIESNTTIPTKKSEVFSTASDNQPAVTIRVGQGERPLFKDNKEIGRFDLIDIPPAQRGIPQIEVTFDIDANGILNVSARDKSTNKKQSIRIEASSGLSSEEIERMKKEAEENAAKDQKTKEEIEKLNASDNLIFQTEKNLKEYGEKFSKESKEKVENALKKLKKAHKEKKIGEIESYMKELNDVCSGIYKDLYNQKNTENTEKNKNKKTSEDVQDVDFEEVK, from the coding sequence ATTAGTAAAATAATAGGCATAGATTTAGGTACGACAAATTCTTGTGTTGCAGTAATGGAAGGAAATGACCCAGTCGTTATACCAAATTCAGAAGGAAAAAGAACTACTCCTTCCATTGTAGCCTTTGTAGATGGAGGAGAAAGGAAAATCGGAGATCCAGCTAAAAGACAAGCAGTTACCAACCCTGAGAAAACTATTTCCTCCATAAAACGTTTTATGGGAAGAAAATTTTCTGAAATATCAGAGGAGGTAACCCATATTCCTTATAAATTGGTTAAAGGTGAAAATAATATACCAAGAGTGGACATAAATGGGAGGTTCTATTCTCCTCAAGAAATTTCAGCAATGATTCTTCAGAAGATGAAAAAGACTGCTGAAGATTATCTTGGACAAGAAATAAATCGTGCAGTAATAACTGTTCCTGCATACTTCAATGATTCACAGCGTCAAGCAACTAAAGAAGCTGGAGAAATTTCTGGATTAAAAGTAGAAAGAATCATTAACGAACCAACTTCTGCAGCTCTAGCTTATGGCTTAGATAAGAGCAAAGAAAATAAAAAAATTGCTGTATACGATCTTGGAGGAGGAACTTTTGATATTTCTATTCTAGAACTTGGCGATGGGGTTTTCGAGGTTTTATCAACTAATGGAGATAGCCATTTAGGGGGAGATGACTTTGATAAAAGTATAATTGATCTTCTAGCAGAGGAATTCATCTTGAATGAGGGAATAGATCTTAGAAAGGATCCTATGGCTTTACAACGCTTAAAAGAAGCTGCAGAAAAAGCTAAGATTGAGCTTTCTTCTGGAGCTAAAACGGAAATAAACTTACCATATATTACGGCCACTGATTCAGTACCTAAGCATTTAGGAATGAATCTTTCACGTTCTCAATTTGAACAATTATCGGAACGTTTAATTCAACGGTCAATTGATCCTTGCAAAAAAGCATTAGAAAGTACTGGTTTGAGCTATAGAGATATTGACGAGGTTATTCTTGTTGGAGGATCTACAAGAATTCCAAAAGTTCAAAAAGAAGTGGAGAGTTTTTTTGGTAAAAAACCATCAAAGGGAGTTAATCCTGATGAAGTTGTTGCAATAGGTGCCGCGATTCAAGGAGGAGTTCTTTCAGGTGATGTGAAAGATGTTCTTTTATTAGACGTTACACCTCTATCTCTAGGTATAGAAACACTAGGTGGAGTATTTACTAAACTAATTGAAAGCAATACTACAATTCCTACAAAAAAATCAGAAGTTTTTTCTACTGCATCAGATAATCAGCCAGCTGTAACTATTCGCGTAGGACAGGGAGAACGTCCACTCTTTAAAGATAATAAAGAGATAGGTCGTTTTGATTTGATAGATATTCCTCCAGCACAAAGGGGTATTCCTCAAATTGAGGTAACTTTTGATATAGATGCTAATGGTATTTTAAACGTTTCAGCTAGAGATAAAAGTACCAACAAAAAGCAATCCATACGAATTGAAGCTTCTTCAGGATTAAGTTCTGAAGAAATTGAAAGAATGAAGAAAGAAGCTGAAGAAAATGCAGCTAAGGATCAGAAAACTAAAGAAGAAATTGAAAAATTAAATGCATCCGATAACTTAATCTTTCAAACTGAAAAGAATCTAAAAGAATATGGAGAAAAATTCTCTAAAGAGAGTAAAGAAAAAGTGGAGAATGCATTAAAAAAGCTAAAGAAGGCTCATAAAGAGAAAAAAATTGGGGAAATAGAATCTTATATGAAAGAACTTAACGATGTTTGTTCAGGTATTTATAAAGACCTTTATAATCAGAAAAATACTGAAAACACAGAAAAGAATAAAAACAAAAAAACATCTGAAGATGTTCAAGATGTAGACTTCGAAGAAGTTAAGTAA
- the rplM gene encoding 50S ribosomal protein L13, which produces MKTLNFRTILASNKKENNKKEIVVLDANGQCLGRLASKIIKIIRGKHKTNYTPNLNNGYKVMVLNSKKIYLSGNKWKKKCYIRYTGYPGGKKTEPAKFIFERNSKILIERAVKGMLPKGKLGREILRKNLFVFQGEKHKFASQYPKILKDI; this is translated from the coding sequence ATGAAAACGTTAAATTTTAGAACTATTCTGGCAAGTAATAAAAAAGAAAATAATAAAAAAGAAATTGTAGTACTTGATGCAAATGGCCAGTGTCTAGGGCGTCTTGCCTCTAAGATAATAAAAATAATTAGAGGAAAACATAAAACTAATTACACCCCAAATTTAAATAACGGGTATAAAGTAATGGTTCTTAATTCCAAGAAGATTTATTTAAGTGGAAATAAATGGAAAAAAAAATGTTACATACGTTATACAGGGTATCCTGGAGGAAAAAAAACAGAACCCGCAAAATTTATATTTGAGAGAAATTCTAAAATATTAATAGAAAGAGCTGTAAAAGGAATGCTTCCGAAAGGTAAATTAGGAAGAGAAATTCTTAGAAAAAACCTTTTTGTTTTTCAAGGGGAAAAACATAAATTTGCTTCGCAATATCCTAAAATTTTAAAAGACATTTAA
- the metE gene encoding 5-methyltetrahydropteroyltriglutamate--homocysteine S-methyltransferase, translated as MLKHNLGYPRIGVHRELKKNCEKYWAGSLSKKHFLYLSKILRKKNWSIQKDAGLDLIPCNDFSFYDHVLDVSFLLGAIPHRYFSLLSESEVEPIDLYFTMARGYQKNKRDIPAMEMTKWFDSNYHYLVPEFSLDQTFFLFSKKVFDEFIQAKKILGKKAKPVLLGPISYLLLGKEKQENFYRIDLISRIITVFIDVLNNLKTLGAEWIQLDEPFLSFHLTEKDKKAFLYVYQEIKKHTELKIILSSYFESIDLNIDLAFNLSTEAIHVDLIQNPNQLDVILKFFPKNCFLSLGVVDGRNIWKNDYTESIKKIKKAKEFLGEDRLMLAPSCSLIHVPMDLDFEYKIHPDLKERMAFAKQKLKELYELDRIIKGETNLLQINKKERSAFIPNKSGKDRVKMELVEKDLNRKNSFKIRKKIQKKKLLLPNFPTTTIGSFPQTPDLRSLRYKFKNKLLSQKEYNGIIKKFIKKSIKIQEEIGLDVLVHGEFERNDMVEYFGEQLNGVLSTKNGWVQSYGSRCVKPPIIYGDVSRAKDITVYWSSFAKSLTRRPIKGIVTGPVTFLQWSFVRNDQNRSLTALELACAIRDEVQSLERAGIQIIQIDEPALREGLPLKKEKWENYFDWAIQAFHISSNGVKDETQIHTHMCYSEFNDILEYIANMDVDVISIENARSHMELLKAFYNFKYPNDIGPGIYDIHSSRIPSIEEMCSLLEKASMVLYGKNIWVNPDCGLKTRKWPETIESLKNMVKAAQIAREKFLN; from the coding sequence ATGTTAAAACACAATCTGGGCTATCCAAGAATAGGGGTCCATAGAGAGTTAAAAAAAAACTGTGAAAAATATTGGGCTGGAAGCCTCAGTAAGAAACATTTTTTGTATTTATCCAAAATACTTCGGAAAAAAAATTGGTCTATACAAAAAGACGCTGGATTAGACCTTATTCCGTGTAATGATTTTAGCTTTTATGATCATGTACTAGATGTGTCTTTTCTACTAGGAGCTATTCCCCATAGATATTTTTCATTACTTTCTGAGTCTGAGGTAGAACCGATAGACTTATACTTTACAATGGCAAGAGGATATCAAAAAAATAAACGAGATATACCTGCGATGGAAATGACAAAGTGGTTTGATAGCAATTATCACTACCTCGTTCCAGAGTTTTCGTTGGATCAGACCTTTTTCCTATTTTCGAAAAAAGTTTTTGATGAATTTATACAAGCTAAAAAAATTTTAGGAAAAAAAGCTAAACCAGTTTTACTTGGACCTATTTCCTATCTCCTATTAGGTAAGGAAAAACAAGAGAATTTTTATAGAATTGACTTAATTTCAAGAATAATAACAGTATTTATAGATGTTTTAAATAATCTTAAAACTCTTGGTGCAGAGTGGATACAATTAGATGAACCTTTTTTATCCTTTCATCTAACAGAAAAAGATAAAAAAGCTTTTCTGTATGTTTACCAAGAAATAAAAAAACACACAGAACTCAAAATTATTTTGAGTTCTTATTTTGAAAGTATTGATCTAAATATAGATTTAGCATTTAATCTTTCTACAGAAGCTATTCATGTTGATTTAATTCAAAATCCTAATCAATTAGATGTCATATTAAAATTTTTTCCTAAAAATTGTTTTCTTTCCCTAGGCGTAGTAGACGGAAGAAATATATGGAAGAATGATTACACGGAATCAATAAAAAAAATTAAAAAAGCAAAGGAGTTTTTAGGTGAAGATCGTTTAATGCTTGCTCCAAGTTGCTCCCTCATCCATGTTCCTATGGATTTGGATTTTGAATATAAAATTCATCCTGATCTTAAAGAAAGAATGGCTTTTGCCAAGCAAAAACTTAAAGAACTTTATGAACTTGATAGAATCATCAAAGGGGAAACCAATTTGCTTCAAATAAATAAAAAAGAAAGGTCTGCATTTATTCCCAATAAAAGTGGGAAGGATCGTGTAAAGATGGAGCTAGTGGAAAAGGATCTTAATCGTAAAAATTCTTTCAAAATACGGAAGAAAATTCAGAAAAAAAAACTTCTATTACCGAATTTTCCAACAACAACTATAGGATCTTTTCCACAAACGCCTGATCTAAGAAGTCTTCGATATAAATTTAAAAATAAACTTCTTTCTCAGAAAGAGTATAATGGAATCATTAAAAAGTTCATCAAAAAGTCTATAAAAATCCAAGAGGAAATTGGATTAGATGTTTTAGTACATGGAGAGTTCGAGAGAAACGATATGGTGGAATATTTTGGAGAACAACTTAATGGCGTATTATCCACGAAAAATGGATGGGTTCAAAGTTATGGTAGTAGATGTGTTAAGCCTCCTATTATTTATGGAGATGTAAGCCGAGCTAAGGATATAACTGTATATTGGTCTAGTTTTGCTAAAAGCCTAACTAGAAGGCCCATAAAAGGAATAGTAACAGGTCCTGTTACTTTTCTGCAATGGTCATTTGTACGAAATGATCAAAACAGATCTCTAACAGCTTTAGAGCTTGCTTGTGCTATCAGGGATGAAGTCCAGTCTTTAGAGAGAGCTGGAATACAGATCATTCAAATTGATGAACCAGCTTTAAGGGAAGGATTACCCCTGAAAAAAGAAAAATGGGAAAATTATTTTGATTGGGCCATTCAAGCTTTTCATATTTCCTCTAACGGAGTGAAAGATGAAACGCAAATTCATACTCATATGTGTTATAGTGAATTTAACGATATATTAGAATATATCGCTAATATGGATGTGGATGTAATTTCCATAGAAAACGCTCGTTCTCATATGGAATTATTAAAGGCTTTTTATAATTTTAAATATCCCAATGATATTGGTCCAGGTATTTATGATATTCACTCTTCTAGAATACCATCAATAGAGGAGATGTGTTCCTTACTTGAAAAAGCTTCTATGGTTTTATACGGTAAAAATATTTGGGTTAATCCAGACTGTGGGCTTAAAACTCGAAAATGGCCTGAAACAATTGAATCCCTAAAAAATATGGTAAAAGCTGCTCAAATAGCTAGGGAAAAATTTTTAAACTAA
- the ftsH gene encoding ATP-dependent zinc metalloprotease FtsH, which yields MEKKYKKNIFCIYAIILFFFIGVFVSYKSSFSKIRRIDQDKFFKILSLGKIEKVTVRRKEIVDVFLKKRNIYKKNGCFFEKKLKNIISFTKYEFEIGDLQLFQKKFEEYRRIYKLNTSIDFKNNQYWPLIRVILDYGFFIGLFIYLCIFAARIIIPGVGGHLFKIGKSKIHSFEETKIKFDDVAGMEGAKEEVQEIVQFLKYPQKYTRLGGKLPKGALLIGPPGAGKTLLAKAVAGEAKVPFFPLAGSEFVEMFVGVGASRVRDIFDRAKMRSPSIIFIDEIDAIGRARGRSSINGSNDERENTLNQLLTEMDGFDTNTNVIVIAATNCAEILDRALLRPGRFDRIIFIDLPELNERKEIFKVHMKKIIFSEKINIDLLAQQTPGFSGADISNICNEAALIATRKNKESVENQDFIDAIDRIIGGLEKKGKIITTNEKKRIAYHEAGHAVVSWFIEHTAPLVKLTIVPRGKSLGSAWYLPDDRKIITRDQMKDEICALLGGRAAEENIFNDISTGALNDLERITKQAQSMVSMLGLNDRIGNISYSSLKNGIEYVFVNPYSDKTAQIIDEEVSKLINTQYKRAKSILNKNKDKLDLLADRLLEQEVILKENLEELLGKKPQSRGTTH from the coding sequence ATGGAAAAAAAATATAAAAAGAATATATTTTGTATATACGCAATTATCCTATTTTTTTTTATAGGAGTATTTGTTTCCTACAAATCTTCCTTCTCTAAGATTAGAAGGATCGATCAGGATAAGTTTTTTAAAATACTTTCTTTGGGAAAAATTGAAAAAGTTACTGTTCGTCGTAAAGAAATAGTTGATGTATTCCTAAAAAAAAGGAATATTTATAAAAAAAATGGATGTTTTTTTGAAAAAAAACTCAAAAACATTATAAGTTTTACAAAATATGAATTTGAAATTGGAGATCTTCAATTATTTCAAAAAAAATTCGAGGAATATAGAAGAATATATAAACTTAATACAAGTATTGATTTCAAAAATAATCAGTATTGGCCTCTAATCAGGGTTATTTTAGATTATGGCTTTTTTATTGGATTATTTATTTACCTTTGTATTTTCGCAGCTAGAATAATTATTCCTGGAGTAGGAGGACATCTTTTTAAGATTGGAAAATCTAAAATACACTCATTTGAGGAGACAAAAATTAAGTTTGATGACGTAGCAGGAATGGAAGGTGCGAAGGAAGAAGTTCAGGAAATTGTTCAATTTTTAAAATATCCTCAAAAATATACTAGACTTGGAGGAAAACTACCTAAAGGGGCTCTATTAATAGGACCACCTGGTGCAGGTAAAACTCTATTAGCAAAGGCTGTAGCTGGTGAAGCTAAAGTACCTTTTTTTCCATTAGCTGGTTCTGAATTCGTGGAAATGTTTGTTGGTGTAGGAGCTTCAAGAGTAAGGGATATTTTTGACAGAGCGAAAATGAGATCTCCATCAATTATTTTCATTGATGAAATTGATGCAATAGGTAGGGCACGTGGAAGGTCTAGTATCAATGGTTCTAATGACGAAAGAGAAAATACCCTAAATCAATTACTTACTGAAATGGATGGTTTTGATACAAATACAAACGTAATAGTTATAGCAGCTACAAATTGTGCTGAAATATTAGATAGAGCTTTGCTTCGTCCTGGAAGATTCGATAGAATTATTTTTATAGACCTCCCAGAACTAAACGAACGTAAAGAAATATTTAAAGTACATATGAAAAAGATTATTTTTTCAGAAAAAATAAATATTGATTTGTTAGCCCAGCAAACTCCTGGATTTAGCGGAGCTGATATTTCTAATATTTGTAATGAAGCAGCTCTTATAGCCACAAGAAAAAACAAAGAAAGTGTAGAAAATCAAGATTTTATTGATGCAATCGATCGTATTATTGGGGGACTGGAAAAAAAGGGTAAAATAATTACGACAAATGAAAAAAAAAGAATTGCTTATCATGAAGCAGGGCATGCTGTAGTAAGTTGGTTTATTGAGCATACAGCTCCATTAGTTAAACTAACTATAGTTCCAAGAGGAAAATCACTGGGATCTGCTTGGTATCTTCCAGATGATCGAAAAATTATTACTAGAGACCAGATGAAAGATGAAATCTGTGCTCTTTTAGGAGGAAGAGCTGCAGAAGAAAATATTTTCAATGATATTTCGACAGGAGCTTTGAATGATTTAGAGCGAATAACAAAACAAGCCCAATCTATGGTTTCTATGTTGGGGTTAAACGATCGGATTGGGAATATTTCGTATTCCAGTCTTAAAAATGGGATTGAGTACGTTTTTGTAAACCCGTATAGTGACAAAACTGCTCAAATTATAGATGAAGAAGTATCAAAACTTATAAATACTCAGTATAAAAGAGCTAAATCTATACTTAATAAAAATAAGGATAAATTGGATCTATTAGCAGATAGACTTTTAGAGCAAGAAGTAATTTTAAAAGAAAATTTAGAAGAACTATTAGGGAAAAAACCCCAGAGTAGGGGCACCACACACTAG
- the rpsI gene encoding 30S ribosomal protein S9, with protein sequence MSLNYPHHSIGRRKRAIARVYLKEGKGKMKVNGRNYKEYFSNTLLLEKLLKAFSLTESLEKFEVRINVSGGGINGQAEACRLAISRALCLFTPKNRSILKSHGFLSSDSRKVERKKFGQKKARKKFQFTKR encoded by the coding sequence ATGAGTCTAAACTACCCCCATCATTCCATAGGGAGAAGAAAACGTGCGATTGCACGTGTTTATTTAAAAGAAGGAAAGGGTAAAATGAAAGTTAACGGAAGAAATTATAAAGAGTATTTTAGTAATACTCTTCTTCTGGAAAAGCTTTTAAAAGCTTTTTCTTTAACAGAATCTCTGGAAAAATTTGAGGTTAGGATTAATGTTTCTGGAGGAGGAATAAATGGGCAAGCTGAAGCATGCCGATTGGCTATTTCTAGGGCTCTTTGTTTGTTCACTCCCAAAAATAGGAGTATTTTAAAATCCCATGGGTTTTTATCTAGTGATTCCAGAAAAGTAGAACGTAAAAAATTTGGACAAAAGAAGGCAAGAAAAAAATTTCAATTTACAAAGCGGTAA
- the sucC gene encoding ADP-forming succinate--CoA ligase subunit beta: MNVHEFQGKEILNFFVVETPKSFLVYTEQEALEAAKRLSVNFSCLESYVIKAQVHAGGRGKCGGVKLAKNLKEVREKAYKILGMYLVTPQTSEKGKLVRKVLVSEDVYYPGTMEYYISIFLNRSLGKNMILYSPEGGMDIESVSNPEKVKTEIIDSEEMKAFQARKIAFNLHLKGKAFKAFVKFITTLYRAYVKSDASLLEINPMIKTYDERILAVDAKVVIDENALFRHSYYKTLRDNQEENTEEVEASKAGLNFVKLNGNVACMVNGAGLAMATMDMIKFSGGSPANFLDIGGTADENRIENAFSIILKDSSVEVILINIFGGIVRCDLVARVIITCTKDFCDTIPIVIRLKGTNFERSREIINRSGLHFHSVNSMKEAAEKLKTLYKSS; this comes from the coding sequence ATGAATGTCCACGAATTTCAAGGAAAAGAAATACTAAATTTTTTCGTAGTTGAAACTCCGAAATCATTTTTGGTTTATACGGAACAAGAGGCTTTAGAAGCCGCTAAAAGGCTTTCTGTAAATTTCTCCTGTTTAGAATCTTATGTTATTAAAGCACAAGTCCATGCAGGAGGAAGGGGTAAATGTGGAGGAGTTAAACTGGCAAAAAACTTAAAAGAGGTTAGAGAAAAGGCTTATAAAATTTTAGGAATGTATTTAGTTACTCCTCAAACCTCTGAAAAAGGAAAACTTGTCCGAAAAGTCTTAGTTTCTGAAGATGTTTATTATCCTGGAACTATGGAGTATTATATTTCGATTTTTCTAAATAGGTCCTTAGGAAAAAATATGATTTTGTATTCTCCAGAAGGAGGTATGGATATAGAAAGTGTCTCTAATCCAGAAAAGGTTAAAACAGAGATTATAGACTCAGAAGAGATGAAAGCTTTTCAAGCAAGAAAGATTGCTTTTAATCTCCATTTAAAAGGAAAAGCGTTTAAAGCTTTCGTAAAATTTATTACTACTTTATATAGAGCATATGTTAAAAGTGATGCTTCATTATTGGAAATTAACCCAATGATTAAAACTTATGATGAGAGAATTCTAGCTGTAGATGCTAAGGTAGTTATCGATGAAAATGCTTTATTTCGTCATTCTTATTACAAAACTTTGCGGGATAATCAAGAAGAAAATACTGAAGAAGTGGAAGCTTCTAAAGCTGGATTAAACTTTGTTAAATTAAACGGTAATGTAGCTTGTATGGTGAATGGAGCAGGATTAGCTATGGCAACAATGGATATGATAAAATTTTCAGGTGGAAGTCCAGCTAATTTCCTAGATATAGGGGGAACAGCGGATGAAAATCGCATCGAAAATGCTTTTAGCATAATTTTGAAAGATTCATCTGTTGAAGTTATCCTTATTAATATATTTGGAGGTATTGTACGTTGCGATTTAGTCGCAAGGGTAATCATTACTTGCACAAAGGATTTTTGTGATACAATTCCTATTGTTATTAGATTGAAAGGGACTAATTTTGAAAGATCTAGGGAAATAATTAATCGAAGCGGGTTACACTTTCATTCAGTAAATTCTATGAAAGAAGCCGCAGAAAAATTGAAAACTTTATATAAAAGTTCTTAA
- the lpdA gene encoding dihydrolipoyl dehydrogenase has translation MNELINYDIVVIGSGPGGYISAIRASQLGFKTALVEKYNTLGGTCLNVGCIPSKAILDSSEHYFQSQKTFLNHGISFNSLTLDFQKMIFRKEKVVKKILEGLKFLLRKNKIDIYHGVGSFKEENHLMVYQPDNIVEIKFKNAIISTGSKPSDLPILRIDKKKILSSTQVLSLTEVPKRLTIIGGGVIGLELGVAYQRLGSEVSIIESSDRIIPKMDKGISKYLQKILKKIGIKFNLSSYVKEVKFKNNEVIIKGKSQGERDFEISGDYCLVAIGRKPYTEGLGLQNIGIEIDKSGYILVNKYLQTNVNNIYAIGDVIGGSMLAHKAEEEALFVIEHLSGQKPLKINYNLIPAVIYTWPEVASVGFTEEELKRKNILYKIGSFPMFALGRSTSSGDVEGFVKILASEETDEILGVHMIGARASDIIMEAVIALGFRASSEDLYRISHPHPTFSEAIRESALSAFNGNPLHI, from the coding sequence ATGAATGAATTAATTAATTATGATATCGTTGTTATAGGATCTGGACCTGGAGGGTATATATCAGCTATACGTGCTTCTCAACTTGGATTTAAAACTGCACTTGTTGAAAAATATAATACTTTAGGTGGAACTTGTTTAAATGTTGGTTGCATTCCATCAAAAGCTATTTTAGATTCATCTGAACATTACTTTCAATCCCAAAAAACTTTTTTAAATCACGGTATCAGTTTTAACTCTCTAACTTTAGATTTCCAGAAAATGATTTTCAGAAAGGAAAAAGTCGTAAAGAAAATTCTAGAGGGGTTAAAGTTTCTTCTTCGAAAGAATAAGATAGATATTTATCATGGAGTAGGTAGCTTTAAAGAAGAAAATCATTTAATGGTTTATCAACCAGATAATATTGTAGAAATAAAATTTAAAAACGCTATTATTTCTACTGGATCTAAGCCCAGTGATTTACCCATTCTAAGAATAGACAAAAAAAAAATCCTTTCGTCTACCCAAGTTCTTTCTTTAACTGAGGTACCTAAACGGTTAACGATTATTGGGGGAGGAGTAATAGGTTTAGAATTAGGAGTAGCTTATCAAAGATTGGGTAGTGAAGTTTCCATTATTGAATCTTCTGATCGTATCATTCCAAAAATGGATAAAGGTATAAGTAAATATCTACAAAAAATTCTAAAAAAAATAGGGATTAAATTTAACCTTTCTTCCTATGTTAAAGAAGTAAAGTTTAAAAATAATGAAGTCATTATAAAAGGTAAATCTCAAGGAGAAAGAGATTTCGAAATCTCTGGAGACTATTGTTTAGTAGCTATTGGTAGGAAACCTTATACAGAAGGTCTGGGATTACAAAATATTGGAATCGAAATAGATAAGAGCGGGTACATACTAGTCAATAAATATTTACAAACTAATGTAAATAATATTTACGCAATAGGGGATGTAATAGGAGGATCCATGCTAGCTCATAAAGCTGAAGAAGAGGCTTTATTTGTAATTGAACATTTGTCTGGCCAAAAACCCCTGAAAATTAACTATAATCTTATCCCTGCAGTAATTTATACATGGCCTGAAGTAGCATCTGTCGGGTTTACCGAAGAAGAATTAAAAAGGAAAAATATACTATACAAAATAGGAAGTTTCCCAATGTTTGCTTTGGGACGTTCTACATCTAGTGGAGATGTAGAAGGATTTGTGAAAATCTTAGCATCTGAAGAGACAGATGAGATACTGGGAGTACATATGATTGGGGCGAGAGCTTCAGATATAATTATGGAAGCGGTAATAGCTCTGGGATTTAGGGCTTCTTCTGAAGATCTATATAGAATTTCTCATCCACATCCAACTTTTTCTGAAGCTATTCGTGAATCAGCACTTTCTGCTTTTAATGGGAATCCTTTACATATTTAG
- the rpsB gene encoding 30S ribosomal protein S2, whose protein sequence is MQIKNAKIQQEFLKAGVHFGHLTRKWNPKIEPYILIKKKGIHLINLSKTIKKLEEACNSLRTIASLGKKILFVCTKKQGKYVIEDFARTVNMPYVTERWMAGLLTNFSTIRKSIKNMDDMENQKKEGIYDMLSKKERLFADRIKEKLKRNLSSISNLNQIPSALFIVDICKEHIALSEAKKLKIPVFAMVDTNSDPTKVDYPIPSNDDSSKSIRVIASYISKSILEGFNLRKTENEENHTDSDK, encoded by the coding sequence ATGCAAATAAAAAATGCTAAAATTCAACAAGAGTTTTTAAAGGCTGGGGTTCATTTTGGCCATTTAACTAGAAAATGGAATCCTAAAATAGAGCCTTATATTCTCATTAAAAAAAAGGGTATTCATCTGATAAATTTATCAAAAACAATTAAAAAGCTTGAAGAAGCTTGCAATTCTTTACGAACTATTGCTTCTTTAGGCAAAAAAATTTTATTCGTATGCACGAAAAAGCAGGGTAAATATGTTATAGAGGATTTTGCCCGTACGGTAAATATGCCTTATGTAACGGAACGTTGGATGGCTGGTCTTCTGACGAATTTTTCAACTATTCGAAAATCGATAAAAAATATGGATGATATGGAAAATCAGAAAAAGGAAGGAATTTACGATATGCTATCAAAAAAAGAACGACTATTTGCAGATAGAATTAAGGAAAAACTTAAACGAAATCTAAGTTCCATATCTAATCTTAACCAGATACCATCTGCTCTTTTTATTGTAGATATTTGCAAAGAGCATATAGCTTTATCAGAAGCTAAAAAGCTTAAAATACCAGTATTCGCTATGGTAGATACGAATTCTGATCCTACAAAGGTAGATTATCCGATACCATCTAACGATGATTCCTCTAAATCTATAAGAGTAATAGCATCCTATATTTCAAAATCTATTTTGGAGGGATTTAATTTAAGAAAAACAGAAAATGAGGAAAATCATACAGATTCTGATAAATAA